A genomic window from Litoreibacter janthinus includes:
- a CDS encoding bifunctional protein tyrosine phosphatase family protein/NAD(P)/FAD-dependent oxidoreductase: protein MDPKTLTASVSVCPQITPDDIQAVKDQGFRSIICNRPDGEGADQPSFDEIAAAAKKLGLEARYLPIVSGKVSDEDALDFGNALNELPGPTLAYCRTGTRSATLWSLAKAKSLSVADIMAATKAAGYDMGGVVRRIVNGGKTPTDRADASYDVVIVGAGAAGIAAASSLQSRRAGLEIAIIDPADIHYYQPGWTMVGGGIFDAPDTAKTMGSLIPRGVHWIKAAVAAFEPQDDAVILDGCRVVKYKRLIVCPGLKLDWQRVEGLVETLGKNGVTSNYRYDLAPYTWELVQNMNEGRAIFTQPPMPIKCAGAPQKAMYLSGDAWFRRGVLKDIDIQFNNAGGVLFGVKDYVPALEKYVEKYGATLNFFHNLVAVDGAAKKAWFDVSKPDTPVERVEMEFDMMHVCPPQTAPDFIRVSPLADAAGWIDVDQSTLRHKTYENIWSLGDVMNAPNAKTAAAARIQAPIVAENIVADMDGRAPVAQYNGYGSCPLTVERGKIVLAEFGYGGTMLPSFPKFLIDGTKPSRAAWLLKEKMLPPIYWKAMLRGREWMAKPEKITT, encoded by the coding sequence ATGGACCCTAAAACACTCACGGCAAGCGTCTCAGTTTGCCCACAAATCACGCCAGACGATATTCAGGCGGTCAAGGATCAGGGGTTTCGCTCCATCATATGCAACCGGCCCGACGGCGAGGGCGCAGATCAGCCGTCCTTCGATGAAATCGCGGCCGCGGCTAAGAAACTCGGGCTAGAAGCACGATATCTTCCCATCGTTTCGGGCAAGGTCAGCGACGAAGATGCGCTGGACTTCGGCAATGCACTAAACGAGCTACCAGGGCCGACACTGGCCTATTGCCGCACAGGGACACGTTCTGCCACGCTCTGGTCGCTTGCCAAAGCCAAGAGCCTGAGCGTCGCAGACATCATGGCAGCAACCAAAGCCGCTGGCTATGATATGGGCGGCGTCGTCCGCCGCATCGTCAACGGGGGCAAGACCCCAACCGACAGGGCTGACGCATCATACGATGTTGTGATTGTGGGTGCTGGCGCCGCAGGGATTGCAGCTGCTTCCAGCCTGCAATCGCGACGCGCTGGCTTGGAAATCGCAATTATCGACCCAGCTGACATTCACTACTACCAACCCGGTTGGACAATGGTCGGCGGCGGGATTTTTGACGCGCCAGACACAGCAAAAACCATGGGCTCACTCATCCCGCGTGGCGTTCATTGGATCAAGGCTGCTGTTGCGGCGTTCGAGCCGCAGGATGATGCCGTCATCCTCGATGGCTGCCGTGTCGTGAAATACAAGCGACTGATCGTATGCCCTGGCCTCAAGTTGGATTGGCAGCGGGTTGAGGGCCTTGTCGAGACCTTGGGCAAGAATGGCGTGACCTCAAACTATCGCTACGATCTGGCGCCATACACGTGGGAGCTGGTTCAGAATATGAACGAGGGCCGAGCGATTTTCACCCAGCCGCCAATGCCGATCAAATGCGCGGGGGCTCCGCAAAAGGCGATGTATCTTTCTGGCGATGCCTGGTTCCGCCGTGGCGTTCTGAAGGATATCGACATCCAGTTTAACAACGCTGGTGGGGTCTTGTTCGGTGTTAAGGACTACGTTCCCGCTTTGGAAAAATACGTCGAGAAATACGGCGCGACCCTCAATTTCTTCCACAACCTTGTAGCTGTTGATGGGGCAGCGAAGAAGGCTTGGTTCGACGTTAGCAAGCCCGACACGCCTGTCGAACGCGTGGAGATGGAATTCGACATGATGCATGTCTGCCCACCGCAGACCGCGCCTGATTTCATCCGAGTGTCCCCGTTGGCTGATGCGGCGGGCTGGATCGACGTGGATCAATCAACCCTGCGTCACAAGACATATGAAAATATCTGGTCTCTCGGCGATGTCATGAACGCGCCAAATGCCAAAACCGCAGCGGCAGCTCGTATTCAGGCGCCCATCGTCGCCGAGAACATCGTCGCGGACATGGACGGTCGCGCACCAGTGGCGCAGTATAATGGATACGGCTCGTGCCCTCTCACGGTTGAGCGCGGCAAGATCGTTCTGGCGGAATTTGGGTATGGCGGCACCATGCTCCCTAGTTTCCCTAAGTTCTTAATTGACGGCACCAAACCTTCACGTGCCGCATGGTTGCTGAAAGAAAAGATGCTTCCGCCGATCTATTGGAAAGCCATGCTTCGCGGGCGCGAATGGATGGCCAAGCCTGAGAAGATCACGACCTAA
- a CDS encoding DUF6691 family protein, whose amino-acid sequence MRLIASYLIGLVFGVGISISGMANPAKVLNFFDVAGTWDPSLIFVMGGAVVVTFIGYRFVLRRPAPSLEDTFKLPTRSDLDLSLLGGSALFGIGWGIAGFCPGGALPAIGTGRSEVLIFAVALIAGIFAAKALQRMSAAKAAAA is encoded by the coding sequence ATGCGCCTGATCGCTAGCTATCTCATCGGTCTGGTTTTTGGTGTCGGGATCTCCATTTCCGGCATGGCCAACCCTGCCAAAGTGCTGAATTTCTTCGACGTGGCGGGCACATGGGACCCAAGCCTTATTTTCGTGATGGGCGGCGCAGTAGTGGTGACTTTCATCGGATATCGTTTCGTTCTACGGCGCCCAGCGCCGTCGTTGGAAGACACCTTCAAGCTTCCCACACGTAGCGATCTCGATCTCTCATTGCTCGGCGGGTCTGCCCTGTTCGGCATCGGCTGGGGGATTGCAGGATTCTGCCCAGGCGGCGCATTGCCCGCTATTGGCACCGGAAGGTCTGAAGTCCTAATTTTCGCAGTTGCGCTTATTGCCGGTATCTTTGCCGCGAAAGCGCTTCAGCGCATGTCAGCCGCCAAGGCGGCTGCCGCCTAA
- a CDS encoding MBL fold metallo-hydrolase, with protein MTIDRRQLLAGMGGAAILGLPLRSPAATSATIGTHEVLSVSDGNLVLPGAFFFDGLPQDEVDSILTPLNISKNQLEPPCNVTLVRHENRVILFDAGSGDGFMPSAGDLVDSLDAVGVAPEDVTHLVFTHGHPDHLWGVLDDFDDPVFADAEHMIGQTEWTYWTDPNTVSTIGDARAAFAVGAARRLEIIAERMTFFDDGEEILPGIMAHASFGHTPGHMAFEVRSGSNALLIGGDAIGNHHIAFARPDWASGSDQDPDLAAKTRARLLDKLVNEDIALLGFHLPDGGVGRVERKDSSYRFVAEDL; from the coding sequence ATGACAATTGACCGCAGGCAATTACTGGCAGGCATGGGTGGAGCTGCGATTTTGGGGCTTCCTCTTAGATCACCCGCCGCAACTTCAGCTACAATCGGGACGCATGAAGTTCTCAGTGTGAGCGATGGTAATCTGGTGCTGCCCGGAGCATTCTTTTTCGACGGTCTTCCTCAGGACGAGGTCGACAGCATTCTCACGCCACTGAATATCTCGAAAAACCAGCTCGAGCCGCCCTGCAACGTTACGCTTGTCCGTCATGAAAATCGGGTGATTTTGTTCGATGCAGGGTCGGGAGATGGTTTTATGCCATCAGCTGGCGATTTGGTTGATAGCCTCGATGCCGTGGGCGTCGCGCCTGAAGATGTAACGCATCTGGTCTTCACCCATGGCCACCCTGATCATCTCTGGGGCGTGCTCGATGATTTCGACGATCCGGTCTTCGCTGATGCTGAACACATGATCGGTCAAACAGAGTGGACCTATTGGACCGATCCGAACACAGTCAGCACGATCGGAGACGCCCGCGCGGCCTTCGCTGTCGGAGCAGCTCGCAGGCTGGAAATAATCGCGGAGCGTATGACGTTTTTCGACGACGGTGAAGAAATTCTGCCTGGGATTATGGCACATGCAAGCTTTGGCCACACACCCGGTCACATGGCATTCGAAGTGCGATCAGGCAGCAACGCGCTGCTGATAGGTGGGGATGCGATCGGGAACCATCACATCGCTTTTGCGAGACCAGATTGGGCCAGTGGATCAGACCAAGATCCTGACTTGGCAGCAAAAACACGTGCACGGCTGCTAGACAAATTGGTGAACGAAGACATCGCACTTTTGGGCTTCCATCTTCCTGACGGTGGTGTCGGCCGAGTAGAGCGCAAAGACAGCTCGTATCGCTTCGTAGCGGAGGACTTATAA
- a CDS encoding EF-hand domain-containing protein: MNKSAITLAAAFWAASNALAMAQGIPGQHFMENWDLNEDGTVTLAEITERRDNVFISFDADDNGSLSAEEYELFDEARASHQNDGAQGQGGGKGHGKGAGEMMDMVVNDTNADGVVSRDEFMAQAPLMLAALDKNSDGTVTAADFKKR; this comes from the coding sequence ATGAATAAATCAGCGATCACGCTGGCTGCGGCTTTCTGGGCCGCAAGCAACGCACTTGCGATGGCGCAAGGCATTCCCGGTCAGCACTTCATGGAAAACTGGGACCTCAACGAGGATGGAACAGTCACCTTGGCCGAAATCACCGAGCGCCGCGACAACGTTTTCATCTCCTTCGACGCGGACGACAACGGCTCTTTAAGCGCTGAGGAGTATGAGCTGTTCGACGAAGCCCGTGCCAGCCACCAAAACGACGGCGCCCAAGGACAGGGCGGCGGTAAAGGTCACGGCAAAGGCGCCGGCGAAATGATGGACATGGTAGTCAATGACACCAACGCGGATGGCGTCGTCTCACGTGACGAGTTCATGGCCCAAGCCCCGCTTATGCTCGCAGCGTTGGATAAGAACTCCGACGGAACTGTGACTGCCGCAGACTTCAAGAAGCGTTAA
- a CDS encoding MBL fold metallo-hydrolase, producing the protein MTYPVDMNVKPVISAHFDEATNTISYIVRDPSSTHCAIIDSVMDIDYAAGRITYDHADALIEEIKTQGLTLDWIIETHVHADHLSAAPYIQEKLGGKIGVGEKIMVVQETFGKVFNEGTEFQRDGSQFDALFKDGDTYSVGNMQGFAMYTPGHTPACMVHVLGNAAFAGDTLFMPDGGSARADFPGGDAGQLYDSIQKVLSLPDDMRLFMCHDYGPNGRAIEWETTVAEQKANNIHVGGGKTREEFIKFRTERDAQLDMPKLIIPSLQVNMRAGEIPTDQDGNPMLKVPINGL; encoded by the coding sequence ATGACTTACCCCGTGGATATGAACGTTAAACCAGTGATTTCGGCCCATTTTGACGAAGCAACCAACACCATAAGCTACATCGTGCGCGATCCATCGAGCACACATTGCGCGATTATCGATAGCGTCATGGATATCGACTATGCTGCTGGTCGCATCACCTATGACCATGCCGACGCATTGATTGAAGAGATCAAAACCCAAGGCTTGACGCTGGATTGGATCATCGAGACCCATGTGCATGCCGACCACCTTAGCGCTGCGCCCTACATCCAAGAAAAGCTTGGCGGGAAAATCGGCGTCGGCGAAAAGATCATGGTTGTGCAAGAAACCTTCGGAAAAGTCTTCAACGAAGGCACCGAATTTCAGCGTGATGGGTCCCAATTTGATGCCCTGTTCAAGGATGGCGACACCTACTCGGTGGGCAACATGCAGGGGTTTGCTATGTATACCCCGGGACATACACCTGCCTGCATGGTCCATGTTCTGGGCAATGCGGCGTTCGCTGGCGACACGTTGTTTATGCCTGATGGCGGTTCAGCCCGCGCGGACTTCCCGGGAGGCGACGCTGGTCAGCTGTATGACAGCATCCAGAAAGTTCTGTCTCTTCCCGACGATATGCGGCTTTTCATGTGTCACGACTACGGCCCCAATGGTCGCGCGATCGAATGGGAAACCACAGTCGCGGAGCAGAAAGCCAACAACATACATGTCGGTGGCGGCAAAACGCGGGAGGAGTTCATCAAGTTCCGTACCGAGCGCGACGCTCAGCTCGACATGCCAAAGCTGATCATCCCGTCACTTCAAGTGAACATGCGCGCCGGTGAAATCCCGACCGACCAAGACGGCAATCCAATGCTCAAGGTTCCGATCAACGGCCTTTAA
- a CDS encoding SulP family inorganic anion transporter translates to MRDHLTRYLPIATWGREYNRTTLSNDLLAALIVTIMLIPQSLAYALLAGLPPEAGLYASIAPIILYAIFGTSRALAVGPVAVVSLMTAAALGNIAEQGTMGYAAAALLLAGMSGVILLGMGLFRLGFVANFLSHPVIAGFITASGMIIAASQLKHILGINAEGHNLLDLLISLVEHLPETNWITAIIGVSATGFLFWVRKGLKPALKRAGVRSGIADVATKAGPVAIVVATTFAVWAFGLDARGVKIVGEVPQSLPPLTLPVFSTDLVRQLLLPAFLISIIGFVESISVAQTLAAKKRQRIDPDQELIGLGAANVAASLTGGFPVTGGFSRSVVNFDAGAETPAAGAYTAVGLAIAAVALTPLIFFLPKATLAATIIVAVLSLVDFSILKRSWSYSKADFAAVLATILLTLGIGVEAGVSVGVGLSILLHLYKSSRPHIAEVGLVPGTEHFRNILRHKVKTDPKVITMRVDESLYFANARFLEDSIQDRVAADPDVRHVILQCSAINEIDFSALESLEAINNRLEEMNVKLHLSEVKGPVMDRLEKTHFLEELTGKVFLTQFEAAKVANESCDQLPAS, encoded by the coding sequence ATGCGTGACCACCTGACACGGTACCTCCCCATCGCGACATGGGGTCGTGAATACAATCGCACCACCTTATCAAATGACCTACTTGCCGCGTTGATTGTCACAATCATGCTGATCCCACAGTCATTGGCCTACGCGTTGTTGGCAGGACTCCCACCGGAAGCAGGTCTTTACGCATCAATTGCACCAATTATTCTTTACGCAATATTCGGCACCAGCCGCGCGCTGGCAGTAGGTCCCGTCGCAGTTGTCTCGCTGATGACCGCGGCCGCGCTTGGCAACATCGCGGAGCAGGGAACCATGGGCTATGCGGCAGCGGCGTTGTTGCTCGCGGGAATGTCAGGCGTCATATTGCTTGGGATGGGATTATTCCGTTTGGGCTTTGTTGCGAATTTTCTGTCCCACCCAGTGATCGCAGGCTTCATTACCGCATCTGGTATGATCATTGCAGCCAGCCAGTTAAAACACATACTCGGGATCAACGCAGAAGGTCACAACCTGCTGGACCTTTTGATTTCGCTGGTCGAACACCTGCCGGAAACCAACTGGATCACGGCAATTATCGGCGTCTCGGCAACGGGCTTTCTGTTCTGGGTGCGCAAAGGGCTGAAACCCGCGCTCAAACGCGCAGGTGTAAGGTCTGGGATCGCGGACGTGGCCACGAAGGCTGGCCCTGTCGCAATTGTTGTGGCAACCACATTCGCTGTCTGGGCATTTGGCCTAGATGCACGTGGAGTGAAGATTGTCGGCGAGGTGCCACAAAGCCTGCCCCCACTCACACTCCCTGTCTTTTCAACGGACTTGGTGCGTCAGTTGCTGCTTCCGGCTTTTCTGATCTCTATCATCGGCTTCGTAGAGTCTATTTCTGTCGCGCAGACGCTCGCAGCCAAAAAACGCCAACGTATTGACCCAGACCAAGAATTGATCGGCCTAGGCGCTGCCAACGTCGCTGCGTCCCTAACGGGCGGGTTCCCTGTGACAGGGGGCTTTTCCCGTTCCGTTGTAAACTTCGATGCAGGCGCCGAAACACCCGCTGCCGGTGCCTATACTGCAGTTGGCTTGGCAATTGCGGCAGTTGCTTTGACGCCTTTGATATTTTTCCTGCCGAAGGCCACACTAGCTGCGACCATCATTGTCGCAGTACTGAGCTTGGTAGATTTCAGTATCCTGAAACGCAGCTGGTCGTACTCAAAAGCTGACTTCGCCGCTGTGTTGGCGACTATCCTGTTGACCTTGGGAATTGGTGTAGAAGCAGGTGTGTCCGTTGGTGTTGGCCTGTCGATCCTGCTTCACCTTTATAAATCCTCACGCCCGCATATCGCCGAAGTCGGACTTGTGCCAGGCACCGAGCATTTTCGAAACATTCTACGGCACAAGGTCAAAACGGACCCGAAGGTTATCACCATGCGTGTCGACGAAAGCCTCTACTTCGCAAATGCAAGGTTCCTTGAGGACAGCATTCAGGATCGCGTTGCGGCCGACCCTGATGTCCGACACGTGATCTTGCAATGCTCGGCCATCAACGAGATCGATTTCAGTGCACTTGAGTCACTTGAAGCAATCAATAATCGCCTCGAAGAGATGAACGTGAAACTTCATCTATCCGAGGTGAAGGGTCCAGTGATGGATCGCTTGGAGAAGACCCACTTCCTTGAAGAACTTACAGGGAAAGTTTTCTTAACCCAATTCGAAGCCGCAAAGGTGGCGAATGAAAGCTGTGACCAACTGCCCGCGAGTTAA